The segment TAAGTGCATATCTTTCTGAAAGATTTTCTGTGTTGATTCATGGGAGTGAGGGAGAGGTTATGGTCTGTGAGGTAATGTTATTGAGAGTCTAAACAGTATAAGGTTTGggagtatatttattttagtcCATTTTATCATGTTCTAACAAAGCAATAAATGTGAAGTTAGGTTACAGGACTGAATCACTGACCTTGCAAGGTCATGCATGAAAGAGgtcataaacaatttttaatgatgAAAATGGAGCAGATAATAGTGGAGGATGTTCAAATGCATAAAGTTTTGATTCATATAAAGTCTTTGAATGCCTTATGTCAGACTGACATGACAGTTTAATTGTTCATGTAGGGAATGCTGAAGATGCTTGAAGGAACTGTTGTCAACGTCCCAGAGCGTAATTCACGTAAGCTACGTGGTGAGACGGTCCAAGTAGATACCACCAACATTCTTTTCGTTGCCTCAGGAGCATTTAATGGACTAGACCGAATTGTCAGCCgcagaaaaactgaaaaggtTAGTTCCAAGTATGAacacattaaagaaattttaatatgacaataaacagtggttttctttctgtttttaattattacagaTGTAATTTTTATCTCTGTTAATAAAGACCTGAGGAATTTTATAAGACTTAAGCAAAATGTTCATTTATGACAGATCCATAGCTACACATCTACTATGCACTATGTTAGGAAAAAGTGCTGCATACCAAGGATTGAAACTAGTATTAGAGAAGATGAGATTGTAACCTTGGTTaaaaatttttcattatgtTGACAAGAAAGATTAAACcatacttattttttaattatcataactttttttttttttttaactaaaaaatattttaacttcaGTGGTAGGCTGTAAGGCATGCTTACTGTATTTTCTGTATGTAAAGGTGTCTGTAAATGTACAGCAAGCCCTTATAAATTTGTAGGCTATACCTTGAAAGGAGATATGAATATTGTTATGTTTAGTAATGCAGTTTTGATGAATCACTAAGTTCTAACTGATAAGTGTTGCCATCCTAATAGTATCTTGGTTTTGGAGCGCCATCACTGACCCATCAAGGTCGACGGGCAGCCTCAGAGGCAGACCAGAAAAGTCAGGCTGAGAGCAATGACACTGTGTCAGACAATGAAGAACGAGATGCCTTGCTGCGGCAGGTGGAAGCACGTGATCTGATTGAATTTGGCTTAATCCCAGAGTTTTGTGGGCGTCTGCCAGTGGTGGTTCCGTTTCATAGTCTCACTCAAGATATGCTGGTCAAGATTCTAGTAGCTCCACGCAATGCACTTGTGCCTCAGTACCAGGCACTTTTCAGCATGGACAAGGTAAGCATGCAGCTGAGAACCCGGTCcctaaataataattttaagctagttaaaccatttaaattcaGTGGAATATGGCTGCTGCTTCTATTTCAACAATAAAATTTGCagcataattttatttcacaaattattttttaaaattttgcagcCATCTCATAGAATATGCTATGATAAAATGAGATGTTTGGCTTTATGCTagtaatttatgtttttagtcCCACCTGGAAGTGAAACAAGAGGCATTGCTGGCCATAGCACAGATGGCTCTTGAGAGGAAAACGGGTGCCCGTGGACTCCGTGCTATATTAGTAGGTGTTTCAGCATAGAGATTTCTCACTAATTACAAATAATATAGTCATGGTTACATATGGTTTTTAGTTACTTTGCTGCAAAATAGTGAAACTCTCTACTCTTCATTATCCACCACCTATCATCGAATCCTTTAAgcatgcactaaaaacacatttgttccaTGAGCATTATTCTTAACAAAATCCACATATTGCTGGTCCAccttctaaccctttctttcacttttttaatctgttgaCTAGTCTGACTGCTCATCTTCCGCAACAGATTCACAAAACTCTCAGTCCTTACTGTTTATTGCTAGATTTCTCTTTAcgtcttctgtgtttgtctttgttacttttttgcatgattgtttatccttctgtctttAGTATGCTGTACATGTCTaattcttgtctcaagtgctgagAGCATACTAGTTTATGAGCGTGAtcatgtgctatataaatcacatgtttattattattaaataatgtttCCTTTAAAATCAATAATGTAGTGATGTGACGAGATGAGTTTCAGTTGAGATGCTTGAGTTGTATGAATTTCTTATGCTTAGTGTTTTTTTAAGTGGTGGTGTTTaactttttactgtttctttgtgaATATATCTAGTATCTTGTTTATTGTATGgttttgtaaagttttgatTTTGGGATCTAATGATTTCTTGttgcatcaaaatattttctttttctttcttgggtGTACATATCAGTGATTGCTAAATTTGCACATTGCAATCAAGCGGGCTTGAGTTTACATTTTTCAGTCTATTTACCTGACAGCATATACCATTTTTGCAGGAGTCTATCCTTCTGGAGCCTATGTTTGAAGTTCCTGGTTCAAACATTTCCACAGTTGTCGTGACAGAAGATGTGGTTAAAGGCAAATCACCTCCAAGGTACATCTACTCATCACGTACCATGGATtcagaagcagatgaagattCCGGGtatgaggaggaagaaagaatgcAACAGCACTGATGTGCACCAACTTGTGATTTGAGTTTTCTCTTGTCTTTAGTCTGCTTACATGTTCTCCCATGTGGACAGGAATTCCACAAAGTTAATGAGCTGATGCTTTGCAGATTTAAGAAGTCTCTGACATTTTGAATgagaagagagaaagcaaaCATGGGAGAATGGGAGCAAACTGTGTCTGAACTTTGTCCCTTGACAATTGGTTACATTCATTGGGAGTAGAGGAATTTGgtagcttgttttgttttttgttttgttttttttaatgtttattattgtttccttttgaGGAGTTCGAGTCGCTGCTTCTTGAAAGATATCCTAATTCATTATAGAAACAGATTTCAACTGCATAGATATAACTTTCTTTCATAAACTTATGAAGAGTGCATAAACTAGCTGAGGGGCATGACAATTTGGTCACTTGAGAAAGAGGATTTCCTGTTACTAGCTGCTAGGACTGTAATGTGTGAGAATGGCAAGTTGAACATTCTTCAGGAAAATGTGAGGgatgaaaacaaagtaaactaAGTGTAGTTAATTGATAGTTTTAGacattttgaaaatcttttattgtatttcGTTGCATGTCTGTCTCATAAGACCTTCCCAGTGTTAACTGAACTGAAAGTTGAATTGAGGACTTGTGAGACAAACACCTTTTGCCCTTGtgatctgttttatttatagacTTTTggacattgtcatcatcatcagaagctgATAGATGTTAATATACTACTGCCTATAGTTTCAGCAGATGTcatattttttcacattcaGATTCAATTTTAGGTGCATTTTTAATATCTGTCTGAAGTAATCCATGAGCTGTTGAGGATGTGAAATAAGCTTAAGAAAGTGAGAccttaatttcaaaattaactCAAAATTCAAATACAAATTTTGTCATGtgttcagaacttttttttaatggtttgaAATTCTGTATTAGGGACATAAGAAATTTACTGTCACCAGACTTTAATGTAAATATATGAAACTTTAACCAGCTTGGTGTAGCAATTTTATATGTAGAAACACTTTGCCTTGTTCCATAAggttatttttggtttttcttttataaagatCAGGATAATGTAACATATCCTAccttagaaaaatgtttgtaaattgttaatgttatttatgGCAATTTCATGAGGTAATACATTTTAAATCCTTAAAATGGTGTGTGTTCATTTAGTAAtttcatggaaaaaaattactattGATATTTATTATCAAGTTACAATTGTTATAGTTCGCTGCCAACTATATGAATGAAGACAAGAGAGTTGAGTTAGGAAATTATGAAGATTGTTACTATTTTGGTGGAAGTGGTGGACAAACTGTTACCATCTTTATCAgacagttttttccccttaatcATTGCCTTTCTCTAGATTTATTGTGCCACCCCTACCTTTTAGAATACTGATGTCGCTGATGGTTTCTGCTTCCTCTATATTTATTATGAGGTCAGAATCTATTTGCTATAGTCCATGGTGACTGGTGACTGTTTCAGGTCTGCTCCAATTGTGCTAAAACTACCACCTCAAGGAGATCGATTCATTTTTAACAACACCACATAAGCTTTTACAATAGTACACAGatgtgaaaacaataaatatatcattaacAAGAAGCACTTGATGTGTTTGTTAaggcttttgtttgttctttgtattttgagCATGAATGAAAAATTGATGACACCAGGTGTGCTACTTGCACAAGAATGTTTGGCAAAAGATCAGCTTAAAAATTGCAATGATTGAATCAATTTTTCTGAATGGTATTGAACCCTTATAGTACGATGAGCCTCGATTGTGGCTTTGCCAGAGAACCatggggaaggcaattttcatcacttttattgcaaagttcatgCATTCTCCCTACCGAAAATGCATAGGCTTTTTGGtctgtttacctgagagcagtaATAATGAAAACAAGTATCGCCCACTGTCATTTTCAGTTATTAGCCATTGTCTTTATAATACTTACATGCAGTGCTATAAGGGTTAAAACGTGTTAAAGTCCTGAAGCAACTGCTGGATTAGCTAGAACTGATGGAAATAAAGAGGTCAGCCGAAATcgaaatgaaactgaaaaagaagGCTTTTTTCCCAGCCAGTTTGTCAGCAAACTGATTTTTGTAATCAGAATGGTAAAATAAAttgcaacctttttttttttttttttttttgacccaGGTAAGCAAACATGCAGATCGTTTTCCTGTTAGTCGTCTTTTTAGTTCTGCGACTACAGTACGTTTTATAAAATATCCGCAAAGATTGAATAGTCGTTCTTTCACAAAATCCCACCATTTACGTGAATTTATTCAGCTGTTCTGTAATTAACTGTCAAGCAACGTAACATGctatttatctttttgtttcctCATGTGCTACGTTTGAGAAAAACAATGGAAGGATATCAACAAAGGATCAAAACGTGTGTgcatgtacttgtatgtgtgtgtatacatacattGGAGGTTGATTTCATTCAGTGGCAGTAGCTGAGTACTCGAAAAAAAGTCCCGACGGGAAGCCTTGTGAACAGATGGCACATCTAGAATGAAGAACAGAAGTAAGAAGAATTTCTTACTCCCCAAATTCACTATTCCCCTTTGTTTACAGTCCATGCCCAGACACACCCATCAACGGTAGACCACTCTGCAACGGTAGACCACTCTGCAATACTTCTACAGAGGGTAACTCGGGGTCTTGAGTGTCACAGAGATCTGGAACAGTCGAGTATGTAGTCCGATGGAGCGCGTTCTGGTAATCAAATAGTAtatttttgttggtggtggGAGGGCGCTTATAGGCTTTACCAAAAATCTTTAGAACATATAGACTAAGAACAAAAAGCTGTTTTGAGAATGCGTTGAACACGTAGAAGGGTTTCTTGAAGCTGTGTTTACAGATGAACTTTTTCCTAAACTCTATGGTGTACACTCCAGCACTTAAACTCTGTCATTAAATGCCTAGTCATTGCTTGAAATATGGGTTACAAGAATTAACAAATTCGTAGCACATTCGTACCAGATTGAAGGTCACACTTTCAAGAAAGGGAAATGGTACAGCACAATTCTGAGATTAGTGGTTTTAACATCGATTAGTGTACTACAGCTCTGATAGGTACATCTAATGGTAGAGCTATTAATGAAAAAGTTGTGTATGACACATATTCCAGGTTCGACTTTTGTTTTTCGCCAAAAGCCGGGAAATTGTTGGTCATAAAGAAATAGAGTTTGAAGTGGACATTTCTACAACACCACGTTTGTTTCTGAATTCATTACTTCGTGAATACCCAGGGTAAGAGTGAAACTAAGTGTCAGTTTACATTTTTCGGTGATGGCTGATATTTGAAGgatttttacacaaaaagaaattgttttggTTGCTGCTTTACCTTGTTGCAAATAGTTTAATGAACATCAGGCAGTAGAGAACAGACACAGAATTTGGCATTTATACCTCATCATTTGTTATTGAACATCAGTGATGTAGTTTAtataagacaaataaaaacaggacATCAGAGATCATAGTAATGATAACAAATGTACATTGATATAGacttttttccatttctaaTCAATGAGACCTCAATATTTTTATTGGGGAGAAGGTCACTTAAACCCCCCACAATTTTAAGTTCACGTCTGCATTTTGTGGATGGGAAACTCTGATTCAAGCAATGGTGGGTTTTACTATTATTGTCACTGATTTCCTAAACATacacatttcacttttttaaagatagCCAGCTCCATGACCACATGGCATCTGgcacttttaatgtttttattatttagtattCTAAGCCAGAAAAATCCATGCATACTTAGATCACGACCAGCCTCACTTTCCAGGTTCTAAAATGTTTTGGCAGCTTTGCTTACATACTATACCAATATTTTTGATAAAggttacaaaatgtttaattgATTTATGAATCCATAATGTTTTGTTGCTAAACTTTAAATGTACAGCTGTAATATTTTATACTGGTGGCCTTGGGGAGGTACAATGATACATAGAAATGTTTGTCAAAAGCAATTAGAACATGGTGTTCAATTTTCACATAAATATACTTAGAAGCAAGTAATTATTAAATACCATAAATTTCCTGCTTAAACTGTGTGTGTAGCTTGAGTGCAGTAGCTCAAAATATTGTGCTCTCCCTGAACGGAGAATACCTTGACACTAATGACCAAGAGCTGATCCTGAGGACTGGTGACGAGCTTGCTATAATACCTCCCATCAGTGGGGGTTAATATGCATACTACCAGGACGTCATTGCCAGATATTACAAAGATGTCAGGAAGTCTTGATAAAGTAAGTATTAACTATTTGCTTTCAGAAATGAATCCAGGCCTTTCCAATAAATCATATTTTGGGGGATTCTTCATTTAGCATTGTGATGGATATAGATCCATTACACTCTAAACGTTTAGTCGAACTGTTCATCAAAGAGTGAATTGAGTTTTTTATAATGctgaaaaattgtaaataattttcataGGCTGAAACTGCCTGTGAAATTGGGCATAAGTATCAAGAGGCTGGAGCAAAAAGAGCTAACATATCCATTTGttgatgcttgtgtttctttgttgcatgtttttttttgtattattgtttgctttcatACACACCACTGTTTGTAGACTTTCATGTACAGCGTTCTGAGCTCACATCCTCATGGGGAAATGTAAATTCTAGTatcgtcatcttcattatcattattgttttaaGGTGGTCACAAGGAGTCTTATAGATCTTTGCATGCTCATTTACAGGGTGAAGTAAGTGAGCAAGTTAACAGGAGAGCTGAACTATTCTGTAAACATGATCTTCATTTTTTACCTCTCTTATTCTCTTGTTTAGTGTTTCTTTCTATTACATTGTTCTTATAACAATTATGCAATGGAATGCTGATAAAGAGAAtgactaaggtgaccagacgtcccgctttaggcgggacagtcccgcttttgacctcttgtcccgcctgctcatcgggtcGGGGGGGagcaatgtcccgctttctggctttctggcaagtccatcaaatgtcccggttgtctttaaaaatcacttttttcggcgttctttgacggggACGACACCATCAACGGCAACGTGTCctgctttcgcccccgaaacgtctggtcaccttagaatGACTATTCTTATTGTTATAACGATTATCTCCTTGGGAACAGACTTTATGGCAGATTGATAAGGTAGCATACTTATGAAGGGTTGAAAATGTAGAGAATAGCACCTGCAAGATATCTATAACCTAAAATTCAGAGTACAGGGATTGTAGAACATCCTTTACAGGGCTTGGCACCATGAACACCAGGAGTTTGTGTTTTACCAACCTTCCTGTATTAGTGATGCAAAATCATTctaatttctttgtcttttggtTTACTTTTAGTTCATTCCTTATCACTTTTTAATTTCTCCTGATACTTTCATTTCTCCCCCCACCCCTTCTTTTTTGTTGGCTTCATCTCCCTtgaacttaaaaataatcagGTCTTTATAATGTTACCTGATTTtatgagcattttttttatttcattttaagtgttaactttagttttttttatattttcatcattatGACCAAATTAACTGATTACTTTATTGAACATTTGTGTCCATTCTTTGGTGATTTGTAATCTAAATGCATCCAACCTTTCCTGTTGTCTTTAGACATTTGTTTGTACAAGAAGGTATCATGTGTGCTGGTGGATAACTATTTTAAGTGTTGAGTTCTTTTAtcacattatatttatatttatcactgGATGATAGGGAGATttactaataataattgtaacACTAAACTTGCATTTAAAGTAACCTATGTGCAGACATTTTCCATCAAAAGTTATTAACAAAATCTTTCAAGTACACATTTTGAAGTAGTTCAAAATATTATTCAGAACAACTGATCATCttcaaaataatgaacatgcCACAAGGGACTTATGCAAAAGCTAAGGAACATGTTAAGCCTAGTTATTTCTTACCTTAGTTGTTGTTAAGGGGCCTACATTCATGCAAAGGGCAGCTACCATTAACTGTGTGGTcatgatttttgtattttaggtAGCTGTTGATTCACATTTTTAATGATGGAAAAGTTTGGTAATGAAGAACACCTGTCTTCATGAAAGTCTAATACGTTTTGAGATTAAAATGGAACTCTCTTTGAACAGACAAATGAAAGTGACAATAGTAAACATCAAGTTGGTGAGGATTTTGTTGATGTAGTGGAAGGTAAACTCAGCATAGAAAATATCACATCTCGAGCCACTTCTCCATCTGCAGGAGCCATTGGCCTTTTTGTTGGTAAGTGTCCCTTTCAGTTATGTTAAGAATAAAGCATACAGAGCTATCAGGTTTATTGTTCAGAAAATGACTTTAACAAtctgatgtgaaaaaaattcaaagctgGATTGTTCTCCATTGCTAATCACTGACAAGGTAACTAAGTGATCAAAGTAGAGTTTTTGGCAGGATGTTTCAGCCTCCATTATTCCCAGTTCTGTTTGAGAATGATTGGTGTAcactttcacatttatttcatgttttatagTTCCTTCATTTTGAGAAACACTGTTAGATTGTTAGAAAATAACCATACAATAAATGGGGACTATCATCAAGTAAAAGTTATAGAAAAAAGTTTGATATCATTGAAATCAGgatgaaaattttcttttcatatgtatctttctttttgcttattattGAATAAAAAATCAGCTTGAAGTACATATATATGTCAAATTCATATAGTCTGTTGTATGTGAGGTTTCAAAATGTGCAACAAATGCTAATGGTAATGCCATTAACTTTGGATACTATCATGTCAAGATGGATACCTAAGCTATATATTTCTAAAGATGCTAAATTTGTGCATATTAATATAAAGGTACTACGAGTACAATTGTAAATGAAGTTTCAGATAAAAATAGGTTTAACAGTCCAGTCAGATAAATTTCTCACTTTATGCATCAAGGTACAACACGCAACCACTTTGAAGGAAAGGAAGTTTTGCGTCTGGAATATGAAGCATATATGCCGATGGCAAAAAAGAAGATGCTAGAAACATGCCAGCTTGTCCGTAGTCAGTGGAACGTGGAAAATATTGTCATGGTCCACAGAATTGGGTGGGttgggttatatatatataaacacacacatatgctatATACTACTACCATGTATTCAATGATAGTCCACGTCCCTGCAGATATTTGTT is part of the Pomacea canaliculata isolate SZHN2017 linkage group LG13, ASM307304v1, whole genome shotgun sequence genome and harbors:
- the LOC112554009 gene encoding molybdopterin synthase sulfur carrier subunit-like, coding for MERVLVRLLFFAKSREIVGHKEIEFEVDISTTPRLFLNSLLREYPGLSAVAQNIVLSLNGEYLDTNDQELILRTGDELAIIPPISGG
- the LOC112554433 gene encoding molybdopterin synthase catalytic subunit-like — protein: MSGSLDKTNESDNSKHQVGEDFVDVVEGKLSIENITSRATSPSAGAIGLFVGTTRNHFEGKEVLRLEYEAYMPMAKKKMLETCQLVRSQWNVENIVMVHRIGEVPVMEASIIIAISASHRKEALEAVHFAIDSVKATVPIWKKEVYNDATSSWKENRECTWISKD